ATACTGCAACTTGTCCAAAACGGGTATTTCCCGGATCCGAACCTGCAATTTTTCACAAAGAGTCATAATCATCTCATGGTCCTAAATTTCAAACCCCAAAATAGGTAGCACTGGTTTGAATCTTTATGATAACACGAGACCACACCTTTATTGTATTATCTGAACGCAGGCAAGATTTGCAATCACACAAGCCACGACATGCAGGGCAAACTTTCTCGACTTCTTCAAGTGATATCTCCGAGTACCTTAAAATGCATGAGACATCATTAGTACCGCGAACTCTTTCTACCAAAGGTTTATAGAATTCTGATATAAAcagaatgaaaagaaaagaaagcacACCTTGCCGATAGACAATTGTGGCAGAAGGCTCTTTGATTGCATTTGAGGCAAGAAAtgattctctctctatcttttctCTGGCATTGATGGCAGATTTCCCCCAAAGACTCTGCAGACACATCTGTGCTTGCTGCTGAGTATTCCTACAACACAGAAAACCAGTTACTTTTAATCCTTAtaagcaaacaaacacatatGGGTGTACAAGTTCTTTGTCTAACCaatgagaaacaagaaacttaCCATAGGACTGGTGCTTTGGTGTGATCTGTTTCGTGTCGGATCCATAACAGCAACAGATGGTGGTGTCCTATAAGATCTGTAGCCCTCTTCAAACATTACAACATCTCTACCCAAGTCATCATTCAAATCCACTGCAACACGTGGAGAGAAACTCCTCATCATCGGTGTCTCGGGCGAGTACCGCATCAGGCTTTTATTATGTCTCTTCTCTAGTCTACCATTACTCTTGGAAGCAGAGGCAAGACCGTTATTATAGTGGTCAATGCTGGTGACTGGTAACTCGAAATCATCCATCTTCCCTTCCGAATACGTATCTGTTTCGCCTAACGATGATCGCCTTTTCGCTTTCTTCTGGTTCGCCCTGAAAGCAGAATTAGCCGCCCGCTTCTTTGCTTGGATGTAGTGCTTCTCACAAACAGTCTTATCAGCCATGGACATTGCAGTGCATCTCCACTGTTTACCATCCGATCTCTTGCACCGTAAGTCATCTGGAATCCCGGGAATAGACTCACCATTGCCATTGCCAATGCCATTGGCGGATCGAGTTTGCTCATTAGCATTCATTCTAATCACTGAATCACAAGTTTCATCAAAATTGACCTGCATTGTCAAAACACTAGATTTTCAAACTAAAATCAGAAATTGAGCACTCACTAAAgggaaagaaaactaaattgGTAGCTTATACACTCCTGCTCgaatttgagagagagatcaaCCAAATTACAATCCCAAAATCCAATATTTGTAAGCAAAACCCGTTAAATCCCCCAATTCAAcgaacacacacacacacatgatCAATCACTGAACCTAAGAGCTCTAGAAACACATGCTATATCGATCGATATATGTATAGAACTAATAAGTGCGTACAAATTCGaagacagaagaagagaactcCGAAATCGCTAAAATCGAACGtagaattgaagaagagtgtTTAAGATTGGGGAATTCGAGAGGCTCATCAACAAGTATAtaagtgtgtatatatatataggtacatatatatatgaaaataattgcTCGTACTTACAGTGAAAGAAGGAAAACCCCAAAcctgaaattagggttttggtcGAGAGAAATTGCAGAGGTTATAGATGGGAGAGAGACCTATCATGTTCAGGATACTTTTCTTATacttctgtcttttttttttttttttttttttggatattccCTTTCCGCTTaggttttccttttttcctccTCTGTAACTAAGAAGAAGTAAACTCGGATTCAGACAGAACATGGATATGGGttcacttgtttttcttcttttctttatttttgtttcagtgtggtgttttttgattcaaaagtGGATCCCCATTGTACAGTTACCAAATATggatataaacaaacaaaagttaagGGAAATATGTatacaaatttcaaatttaaaatattttgatatgttgtcaaagaattatatataaatatattaatattgcAATTTTATTAAAGTAAACTTACCAATTgatgaaacacaaaaaaaaaagtccttGATAAGGTTGTTTTACAGTAATTTGATTCTAAACCTGTTGACTTGTAATGCATCCGGAATTTGGATTTCGGATAGTTTCATAGAAAGAATTATTTGGTTCTAATGTAAATTATGTTCATTTCGTATTTGCTAATGGTAATTAACATTAATGACTATGTCATATTCGTTTTCTAATTTTCAGCGACTAACGATTAAATTGTGTTCATTTTGTAGTTACTGAAAATAACGATGAGCAACTGAACGTGATTCAAAATACTCAACGCTAAAATTTTCATTGGTCAAAAACTTTTAAGTCATTGGCAATGGTGTCGTTTGAAATATGATCGTGTATGTTTGTTGGGTTTTTAGTTATCATTGAGTGATTTTTTTGCTAAACAAATTCTGAATGGTGAGTTGATGATTAGTTTCAAGACTTGCAAGTAGTTGAGTGATGAGATCAAGTACTAGAAGAAAAATCaggtaaactttttttgtgttatatatcaaaatttgtgaatATGGTCTCCTCCAATATATGGACTAACGTGTATATTTGCGTTTAACTTAAATGTTCCGTGAAGGAGAATAAAGTGGCAAAGAATATGGATAGTGCGTCAGGACCACGCGACGTGAGGCTATCGTTGAATTAAAAGGATGATTCGATCGAGAAAATGAGAACCAATCGCCTTCGAGAATaagcaaaaatagaaaacGTATGGGTTATTCCACGCGTATTGCTCTTGACtactgaagaagaaaccaagaaagatGCTTGAGATTATTCTACATTTCAAAAGATTCCACCTTATATGCTCATTCATTATCGCAATACATGCATGGTTCCAAGTTTTAAGTTAGTAACTTTTTTCCGAAGACAACTAATCTTCAACTAATTACCATCATATATACCACCATTAGTTGGTTTTGTTAAACTGTAATTCAatgtaaatttattaaaacattttcatttagAGTTTACGGTAAACTTTCGAATGGTAAAGTTGTAGAATTCGTACTCGTCCACTTGATATTCTTTTTCGAATATGTTAGTGATGTTGATCATATCCAATCCTAGCAGAGTAAAATGCGATATGATTACTACATATCATGATATCAAcatcaaacaataataagtCTAACTCTCCGGCGTGTCTTTGTCCTATTTTACGTACCTGATTACGTTGTCAAGTAACCAGGCTTACGGAGAACACCGAATTGATCATGGTCTTATCATTTGAGACATTCTTTAAAACGTTTATAATTTCCATATCTTTGAACGTTTACATTGCCATTATCACTAAACTCTTAGATACACATGAGTTTATTATTTGAACCATGgtcaaataataatttactaaaaacaGCAAGATAATTAAACTTCAGATAAGAAGAAACTAAtattagaaggaaaaaagctATTTGCATTTAAAGAAACCGCGtccttaacaaaaaaaatctcgtGCGTGTCCCTCCCgtgtgtaaaaaaaaaactctttgtTCCTTAAACCGACTTTATCATAAATGCATATATATCCTTTGCCCTCTccacttttcttttcctcatcATAAAAAACATTCTCAGAGCAAATTTCAAGTTTATTTCATTCAATTTCGATCCGAGTAACCATGGAGTGTAGATCATTGGATCTGACGATTATATCTGCGGAGGATCTCAAAGACGTTCAATTGATCGGTAAACAAGACTTGTACGCCGTCGTTTCCATCAACGGCGACGCTAGGACGAAGCAGAAGACAAAGGTTGATAAAGATTGCGGCACCAAACCTAAATGGAAGCATCAAATGAAGCTCACCGTCGATGACGCAGCGGCGCGTGACAATCGTCTTACTCTTGTTTTCGAGATCGTGGCGGATCGTCCCATCGCTGGTGATAAACCTGTCGGTGAGGTTAGCGTTCCGGTGAAGGAGCTTTTGGATCAGAATAAAGGTGACGAGGAGAAAACGGTTACTTACGCCGTGAGGTTGCCTAACGGGAAGGCGAAAGGATCTCTCAAATTCTCGTTCAAATTTGGGGAAAAGTATACTTATGGATCTTCGAGTGGTCCTCACGCGCCGGTCCCTTCGGCTATGGATCATAAGACTATGGATCAGCCCGTCACCGCTTACCCGCCCGGACACGGTGCACCGTCTGCATACCCTGCTCCTCCCGCGGGTCCTTCTTCCGGATATCCACCACAAGGACATGACGATAAGCACGATGGTGTTTATGGATACCCGCAGCAGGCTGGATATCCAGCTGGAACCGGTGGTTATCCGCCACCTGGTGCATACCCACAACAGGGAGGTTACCCTGGATATCCGCCTCAGCAACAGGGTGGATACCCGGGTTATCCGCCACAGGGTCCATATGGTTACCCGCAACAAGGTTATCCACCACAGGGTCCATACGGTTACCCGCAACAGCAAGCTCATGGTAAACCGCAGAAACCGAAGAAGCATGGTAAGGCTGGAGCTGGAATGGGACTAGGACTTGGGCTTGGAGCTGGTTTATTGGGTGGGTTGTTGGTTGGTGAAGCGGTTTCTGACATCGCTGATATGGGTGACATGGGTGACATGGGTGACATGGGTGGTTTCGATTTCTGATTGCTGTGTTATcaagttttaatttcttaggATAATTGCTCTAATGTTTTTCGTTTGATGAATCATGTGAAGAACGTGAGAGATCAAGTTTTATCTTGTGTTTATGTCTCCGGttacttattttcttctaatgaATGTAACATTATGATATTTCCAATCTCTGGCTGTTGAATAGAATGCAATGAAACATTGGAAATATAGTGTTGACTTTGTCACCTTTATTAAGCATTAGCCATGCCATAGAAAAGTTCCATATAATTTGTCTAAGCATAATGTACATCACAAAAGGTGTAAACAACTAAACATAATTGTACTAATTGTTAAAAGCTTCCGATTACTTTGAGCTTAGTTAAAGTTAAAGCCTGCGTACCATACATAGTTTTGTAGGGAATTAGGGATGACAAAAGGAACATTGTTCTTATAAAAAATAGCTCAACACCATTCTTTTTTacaggaaaaaaatgaaataaccAACAGCTGCAAATCCTATAGCTAACCGACTCAAAAGACCTTCAATTATACGATTCTATAACTCATCGTGATCATCTCCATCGTCGTCCTCATTCTCTCCCTCGGTTTTCTCGTAAACCGACTTAATAACCGGGTCACAAACCAACTCCACCTCCTTCAGTTTCTCATCATAATCTTCCTTCTCTGCATTCACATTCTCTTCTAACCACTCCAAAGCCTCCTTCAAAACCCCTTCcatcttctctttatcttcatCACTTATCTTCTTCGCAAGCTTCTCCTTATCGGCCACTGTACTTTTCATGTTGTACACATACGTTTCAAGCTTGTTCCTCGCATCAATCTTCTCCTTCATAATCTTATCTTCCTCAGCAAACTCCTCTGCTTCTCTGATCATTTcctcaatctcttcttctgtcaAACGACCTTTATCGTTCGTTATTGTAATCGATTGTGACGTCTTAGCAACTTTGTCTTCAGCTTTCACCTGCAGGATCCCATTTGCGTCCACTTCGAAAGTCACCTCAATCTGTGGCACTCCCCTGAAATATTGGTTTCTTGTATCATaagtaaaccaaaaacagaactaAAACCGAAATGTGTTAGTAGCTAAGATTGACTTAAAGTTTACCTGGGTGCAGGAAGAATGCCTGTGAGATCGAATTTTCCAAGCTCGCGGTTATCTTTCGTCATGCTTCTCTCGCCTTCGTAGACGTTGATAGTCACAGTAGTTTGCTGATCTTGGTAAGTAGTGAACACCTGAGACTTCTTCGTTGGGATCACCGTGTTCCTCGGAATAATGTTTGTCATCACGCCTCCGACAGTTTCAATACCGAGACTCAAAGGCGCAACATCAAGCAGTAGAATATCTGTTTTCAATAAAGTTAAGTTTTCTGCAACTCAACTACAATGATAAAAACACTTCGCAACTATTGTCATAAAGAGAGTTAAAAGAGTCACTTACTTTGTGTTTCTTCTCCACCTTCACCACTTAATACTCCACCTTGGACCGCGGCGCCATAGGCCACAGCCTCATCAGGGTTAGTCCCTTTGCTGGGTTCCTTGCCGTCGAAGAAATCCTTTAACATCTGCTGAACTTTTGGGATTCGAGTGCTTCCTCCAACAAGAACAATCTCGTCGATATCAGATTTCTTCAAACCCGCATCTTTAAGAGCCTTCTTCACTGGCTCCATAGTCTTCTTGAACAAATCCATGTTGAGTTCCTCGAATCTTGCTCTCGTTAAAGGCTCAGAGAAATCAACTCCATCAAAGAGCGACTCAATCTCAACACGGACTTGGTGCTGGTTGCTCAAAGATCGTTTCGCAAGCTCACATTCACGCCTAAGTTTACCAAGGGCTTTGTGATCCTTGCTAATGTCTTTGTTATACTTCTTCTTGACAAGTTTGATGAAATAGTCCATCACTCTGTGGTCAAAATCTTCTCCACCAAGGTGAGTGTCTCCACTTGTGGATAAGACTTCAAAGACTCCATTGTCTATGGTAAGGATACTAACATCGAATGTTCCACCACCAAGATCATATACGAGAATGTTTGACTCCCCACCTTTTTTGTCTAAACCATAAGCTATGGCAGCACCCGTTGGCTCATTGATTATACGAACCACGTTAAGCCCCGCGATTGCCCCTGCATCCTTTGTGGCTTGCCTCTGCGCATCATTGAAATACGCTACAAAACAACCAAGAAGCAAGACAAGCATTCTCATTATCAATACATTCAAGGTGCTACACACTTATACTTTAAACAGACTAAACCGTTGCGGACtggtgttttggtttcttctcaaAAACTTCTGAATAGACTAATCCGTATCCGTTTAAAGTATATTAACACATACCTGGAACCGTGATCACAGCATCTTTAATCTTCTTTCCCAAGAAAGCTTCAGCTGTTTCTTTCATCTTGGTTAGTATCATAGCACTTATTTCCTCAGGGCTAAACAATTTCTCTTCACCTTTAACCTTCACTTGAATGTAAGGCTTCCCATCTTTGTTCACAACCTTGTATGGCAAGAATTTGATATCCCTTTGTACATCAGGATCATCAAATCTGTAACACAACacccaaaaaacataaacaaaaagctcaagatatattatatatggaCTAGACAGACACTATGACACTAATTACTAAACACTTACTTTCTTCCAATCAGACGTTTCGGGTCGAAGATGGTTCGCTCCGGGTTCTTGGCTGCTTGATTCTTAGCAGCTTCCCCGATGAGACGTTCGGTATCAGTAAATGCAACCCAAGATGGTGTAATTCTGTTTCCTTGATCGTTTGCTATGATTTCCACATGTTTGTTATGATAGACACCAACACATGAATATGTAGTCCCTAGATCGATCCCTATCACCGTCCCCAGTTTCTGCTCTTCGCCTTCTATTGCCAAACTTGACATCAAAGCTGCTCCaatattcattaaaaaatcaaGCACTATAGCATAAATAGGAGAAACGtcaaattccaaaaaatgtgtgttttaTGAGAATTTTACCAGTCAGAAAAACCAAACACGCAATAGCTTTGTTCCTCGTCATCTTCGCTGTGTTTTCCTtgataaaaatcatttttcgtTGTTGAGAACTCTTCTTCGATCTCGTTTGTTAGTTTATTTGGAAGAGTATGAAGTTCGTCGTCTATTTATATGTGCTTCAGTATGATTCGTATTTAGCCTCGGTAGAGTGTCCTCTCCAATCACTTCTTGACACGTAAGCTTAATGGGTTATTTTGTGTTGGCGCGCTCCTTACTTTTTACACACGTAAAGTACCCAATCACAAGCAGACACGTGACATTAAATCGTCATCGCAAAATCTTTCAAAGGTTTTACGACTTCTTCGTATGTATGTATAGTTATCCAAAACAATTATcattataatcaaaattaaattattaacaatgTTTTTATCACATGCATGaattattaaaagatttttttcgTGTACcgattaataaaataaaaagatttgcGTCATAATTTACATAAggataatttcttttgttattaatgAATTAGTGTAATGCCAAAACTACTGCATATGCGGTGAGGTGTAATATTTGGAAGAACATGACTAATGCTTAACCACTCCATTTATTTATCACGcagacatatatataagaaatatgCCATTTTCTAATTACTCTCAGTGTTGTATTTGTATTGGAATCAATGCACAATAAGAATTGGATATTggataacaacaaaacagGCAAACCAACCCTAATGGCGGCCCTAGGTTTTTGGCTTCTAATATTAATTCactttcaaaactaaataattgaCCAtatatcatttgatttttaaaatatgtcgTTGGAgtaaatcaatattttaatactaaGTTATAATTCATATGGTATACTCGAAATTGTCAAAGGGTAATAtggatattattattttattttattttttgttagaagGGTAATATGGGCATTATAATCCGTCTTTTTTGACATTATATAAATTACATAGTATACAAAACAGCGTGAATAATGTAATTGTAGTGAATGCGGGAGGAAGAAATGGAATCTTCGTCAGAAGGTGAGACAAACAAGATTTCCCGATGCAAAGCCACTGGTTCAGACAATCCTGATGAGGACTACGTCGAGATCACACTCGAAGTGCGAGACGAAACCATCAACACAATGAAGGCCAAGGCGACACTTCGTTCGGTTCTTTCCGGGAGGCTGAAAACGATGGTTAAGTCGCTATCGTTTGCTTCACGCCGGCTCGACCGTAGTAAGTCGTTCGGTGCTATGTTTGCTCTTCGAGGGTTGAGGTTCATTGCCAAAAACGACGCCGTTGGTAGAGGCTGGGATGAGGTTGCAATGAGGTTTGATAAGTTGGCCGTTGAAGGGAAACTCCCTAAATCCAAATTTGGACATTGCAtaggtaaacaaaaaaactttaaataatataccttttttggtttcatttttttctctctgtaatTTCACTGCAATACTCAACTTGTTTCTCAtatacagttttgtttttttattactttttttttaactgaattttaaaagaattatttCAACTAAATAGGAATGGTTGAATCTAGCGAATTTGTGAACGAGCTTTTTGAGGCGTTGGTCCGAAGGAGAGGGACTACGTCATCGTCAATCACCAAAACTGAATTGTTTGAATTCTGGGAGCAGATCACAGGCAATAGTTTTGATGATAGGCTGCAAATCTTTTTTGATATGTAAgcatgattttatatttatttatagtatTTTGACAAGTATAATGCATGATTATCATTTGTCATAAAATATGGTAAGTTGATTAGTTatctctttgtgtttatgtatATAAGGGTGGACAAAAATTTGGACGGACGTATTACAGGAGATGAGGTTAAGGAGGTGAGGTATACCTTATTAAATTGATCTCAATTTCGTTATGGTcctaatataaaaatgttacaatCTAAGTTGTTTCGGCTGAATTATAGATAATTGCTTTAAGTGCTTCGGCTAACAAGCTATcaaagattaaagaaaatgtAGATGAATATGCTGCCTTGATCATGGAAGAACTAGATCGCGACAACCTCGGATATATTGAGGTTCGTTGTCTACTATCTAATGGTTACACTTGTTTAACATCACTATTAAAAACATGGTTAAATCCTTAAAATCAGTTGTAAAtgtatttgttatatatttcaatGTGTTTGAAAATATAGTTGAGCAATGGTTTACTTGCAGTTACATAACTTGGAAACATTGCTTCTCCAAGTTCCTAGCCAATCAAATAACAGTCCATCTTCCGCGAACAAACGTGCACTCAACAAGATGTTGAGCCAGAAGCTCATACCAACAAAAGATCGAAACCCGGTGAAAAGATTTGCTATGAATATATCATACTTCTTCTTGGAAAATTGGAAAAGGATTTGGGTGTTAACATTGTGGATATCCATTTGCATCACTCTCTTCACTTGGAAATTTCTCCAGTATAAACGCAAAACCGTGTTCGAGGTGATGGGCTACTGTGTTACCGTGGCCAAAGGCAGTGCAGAGACCTTGAAATTCAACATGGCTCTCATTCTCTTGCCCGTTTGTAGGAACACTATCACTTGGCTAAGGACCAAGTCCAAGCTTATTGGGTCTGTTGTTCCATTTGATGACAATATCAATTTCCACAAGgtaaattatgtatattaatatatatcatatctatacacattatataattttcattgtCCAATAatccatgttttttttgttgttgtagaagAATACAAAAAGATATACGACTTTTGTAACAATATAATTTGGTTATGCTTAATCTTTATGTCCATGCAGGTTGTTGCATTTGGGATCGCGGTTGGAATAGGCTTGCACGCTATATCTCACCTGGCATGTGATTTCCCGCGTTTGCTGCATGCAAAAAATGTAGAGTTTGAGCCAATGAAAAAGTTTTTCGGAGACGAGAGGCCTGAAAATTATGGATGGTTCATGAAAGGGACAGACGGGTGGACCGGTGTTACCATGGTGGTTCTTATGTTAGTGGCCTACGTCTTGGCGCAGTCGTGGTTCAGACGAAACCGGGCAAACCTACCAAAATCGTTGAAACGATTGACTGGTTTCAACGCATTTTGGTACTCACACCATTTGTTTGTCATCGTTTATGTTCTTCTCATCGTGCATGGCTATTTTGTTTATCTCTCAAAGGAATGGTACCACAAGACGGTAcgtatacatatattttttcttgcgTCTTGATTAATCACGGAGTGTTCAGAAAATCAGACGAAAAGATCatatgataatttttgttgatgaaagCATCCTTTGTTATTATTACCTTTGGACAGACGTGGATGTATCTGGCAGTTCCCGTACTACTATATGCATTTGAACGATTGATTCGTGCATTTAGACCAGGTGCCAAGGCTGTCAAGGTTTTGAAGGTATTTCTATGATCTGTTCACAATAATATACATGCATTCTTGTTATTATAGACAAAAATCAAGGATATATTtcacttttttaatttctattgACATCAAACTGATTTTCAGGTGGCAGTATATCCAGGAAATGTACTTTCACTTTACATGTCGAAGCCTAAAGGTTTCAAGTACACAAGTGGacagtacatatatattaactgTTCTGACGTCTCACCATTACAATGGTATATCAACAATACAATGCCACTGAACTTGTACAAGCATAAGattttaactttattattaacctattttcaattttgtgtAGGCATCCGTTTTCAATTACTTCGGCTTCCGGGGATGATTACCTCAGCGTTCATATCCGCACACTCGGAGACTGGACATCGCAACTCAAATCCTTATATTCCAAGGTTACTATTTTTCAAGAGTAACATTTGTGAATTAATGATATATGTACTTGATTTGTTTAATTACAAAACCATAGGTTTGTCAACTTCCCTCAACAAGTCAAAGTGGGCTCTTCATAGCTGACATAGGTCAAGCCAACAATATAACCAGGTACagtttttgatttataatttgaGTAATCATGATTTAAAAACATGAGCAATTTTTCTAATGAATTTTACATGGAAAGGTTTCCGAGGCTGTTAATCGATGGTCCATATGGTGCACCCGCACAAGATTACCGGAACTACGATGTATTGCTTCTAGTAGGTCTAGGGATCGGAGCGACGCCATTAATCAGCATAATCAGGGACGTCCTTAACAACATCAAGAACCAGAATTCCATCGAACGAGGCACTAACCAACACATAAAAAACTATGTTGCCACAAAACGAGCTTATTTTTATTGGGTAACAAGAGAGCAAGGATCATTGGAATGGTTCAGTGAGGTCATGAACGAGGTAGCTGAGTATGATAGTGAGGGGATGATTGAACTACATAATTACTGCACTAGCGTGTATGAGGAAGGAGATGCGAGGTCAGCACTAATCACCATGTTGCAGTCATTGCACCACGCCAAGAGCGGCATTGACATCGTATCGGGCACTCGGGTCCGAACCCATTTCGCTCGACCCAATTGGCGTAGTGTCTTCAAGCACGTCGCAGTCAACCACGTCAATCAACGAGTTGGTATGTCACTAGCTATTACAACAATTCCATAGCTATTGTAGAATCTTTCTAGTAAGTAActgattttcctttttctattttgttggTAGGGGTTTTCTACTGTGGTAATACATGCATCATAGGAGAGTTAAAGAGACTGGCTCAAGATTTCTCTAGGAAAACTACGACCAAGTTTGAGTTCCACAAGGAAAATTTCTAGTTTCGATTCTATTCATCCATCAGACcatcattagaaaataataagcaaaatatGTCAAGCTGATATCTATTATAATTATAACCACACTTTGAAGGGGTTCTAGATTCAAAAGTTGAGACTACAACTTGAAGTTTTCTATAATgtaaagaggagaaagaagagtgtACATAAAAGAGGACTTAGGCGTAGTAATTCAAGCTTGCTTTCTTCTTGGCTTGTACTTGAATTATACCTTCATTGAAATCCTCATGGTTCACCTGCACACACATTTACCATTTCCTCCATATCATCCACATCCTAAAGTTACAACCACTAAGACGAAAGATATATGCATACCTCAGTTGCATCCCGGCGCAGGGCAAGCATACCCGCTTCAACACACACTGCTTTGAGTTGAGCTCCATTGAAATCATCCGTTGACCGAGCAAGCTCTTCAAAATTGACGTCTGCATTCACATTCATTTTCCTTGAATGTATCTGTAACCCCATCGCCAACAttatgcaaaaacaaaacagtacCCAAGATAAGTTATCCGCGGAATACATAGAAAATCACAGCAAGACTTGTCTAAGTGCATGAAGCTCTCTAATTTTAGCTTTAAAACGACatagaaataaagaaagaaaaaagaaaagatgcaGTAAAGGATACAGAACCTGTAAGATCCTGCCTCTAGCTTCTTCAGTGGGGTGCGGAAACTCGATTTTACGATCCAAACGACCAGAACGCATAAGGGCAGGATCTAGTATATCAGCACGATTTGTCGCTGCAATAACCTAAGTTTGTaaaattatgagtttttcATGCCTTTCACTAAATAAATAGACATTTGCAGGGGTAATATGAGGGGTAACAACCTTAATGCGATCATCGCTGCTGAATCCATCAAGCTGGTTGAGCAGCTCCAACATTGTCCTTTGTACCTCACGGTCTCCACTAACTTCGCTGTAAGCCAATTAAAAGTCAGCATTAGTcatcagaaagaaaataaaatagttatgACATGACTCTAGATAGAGTACCTATCAAAACGCTTTGTCCCTATTGCGTCAATCTCATCTATGAATATAATACAAGGGGATTTCTCTTTTGCAAGCAGGAAAGCATCACGGACAAGTTTTGCTCCATCTCCGATGAACATCTATACATAAGTCTAAAAAAAGTTACTTTCCGTTTGGTTCAAAAAATATCACAGGAACAAGATCAAAATCAG
This sequence is a window from Arabidopsis thaliana chromosome 1 sequence. Protein-coding genes within it:
- the RBOHB gene encoding respiratory burst oxidase-like protein (respiratory burst oxidase homolog B (RBOHB); FUNCTIONS IN: NAD(P)H oxidase activity; INVOLVED IN: response to heat, seed germination, defense response; LOCATED IN: integral to membrane, membrane; EXPRESSED IN: embryo, root; EXPRESSED DURING: imbibition; CONTAINS InterPro DOMAIN/s: Ferredoxin reductase-type FAD-binding domain (InterPro:IPR017927), Cytochrome b245, heavy chain (InterPro:IPR000778), EF-hand-like domain (InterPro:IPR011992), Ferric reductase-like transmembrane component, N-terminal (InterPro:IPR013130), NADPH oxidase Respiratory burst (InterPro:IPR013623), EF-HAND 2 (InterPro:IPR018249), FAD-binding 8 (InterPro:IPR013112), Riboflavin synthase-like beta-barrel (InterPro:IPR017938); BEST Arabidopsis thaliana protein match is: respiratory burst oxidase homologue D (TAIR:AT5G47910.1); Has 1619 Blast hits to 1551 proteins in 238 species: Archae - 2; Bacteria - 81; Metazoa - 636; Fungi - 280; Plants - 489; Viruses - 0; Other Eukaryotes - 131 (source: NCBI BLink).); this encodes MREEEMESSSEGETNKISRCKATGSDNPDEDYVEITLEVRDETINTMKAKATLRSVLSGRLKTMVKSLSFASRRLDRSKSFGAMFALRGLRFIAKNDAVGRGWDEVAMRFDKLAVEGKLPKSKFGHCIGMVESSEFVNELFEALVRRRGTTSSSITKTELFEFWEQITGNSFDDRLQIFFDMVDKNLDGRITGDEVKEIIALSASANKLSKIKENVDEYAALIMEELDRDNLGYIELHNLETLLLQVPSQSNNSPSSANKRALNKMLSQKLIPTKDRNPVKRFAMNISYFFLENWKRIWVLTLWISICITLFTWKFLQYKRKTVFEVMGYCVTVAKGSAETLKFNMALILLPVCRNTITWLRTKSKLIGSVVPFDDNINFHKVVAFGIAVGIGLHAISHLACDFPRLLHAKNVEFEPMKKFFGDERPENYGWFMKGTDGWTGVTMVVLMLVAYVLAQSWFRRNRANLPKSLKRLTGFNAFWYSHHLFVIVYVLLIVHGYFVYLSKEWYHKTTWMYLAVPVLLYAFERLIRAFRPGAKAVKVLKVAVYPGNVLSLYMSKPKGFKYTSGQYIYINCSDVSPLQWHPFSITSASGDDYLSVHIRTLGDWTSQLKSLYSKVTIFQE